From Rhizophagus irregularis chromosome 29, complete sequence:
aattaaaaaaattttaaaacatgaaattataataaatggaaacaaaaaaaataaaacatactTGATTTAGACTGTGCCTGTGCAGGCCTTTCAGGCAATGCGCGATTCGCAGGAGTCTGAATTTTCTTTACAGCTGCTTCTtctgaataaaaaagagaaaaaaaaaagaatttaataaatatagtgaaattgaaataataataataagaggCACTTTTAACGGACAATGATAAacgattaaattttttactcatggttataataagaataatggAAAGCcataaaacaatatatacCTAAAGAAGGATTTGCCCGAGTTGGTCGACCTGAAGAATTTAAGAGgtacataataattaattgtagtgaagcttaataaataaacattaatagGTATCATACTTGATGAAACTGGGGGAGGTGGTGGCGGTGGCGGTGGTTGTGATTGGGCAGCTGCATTTCGTTTTTTCTCCTCTTGAGCACGTTTTTCTGCTTCTCGTTGTTTACGGTTTTCTTCTTCACGTTGACgccttttttcttcttcttgtttaataaattcttcCTCTTCGAGCCGCTGGCGTTCTGCTTCGGCGGCGGCGGCGGCAGCGGCAGAGGCTTGTGCAGCCTTCTCGGCTTCGTTATCTTCTTCACTACGcaactaattttaaatagtatattagttatcttaatattttaatttaaattatttaacaatcaGAAACAAATCAATTGCATACTTCAATAAAAGAAGCAGGTACAACCCCTTCTTCAtcgtcttttttaattttccacCATTCTTTACTGCTAACATCATCAATAACCCATAATTCATCACCTTCACGTATTGAAACTTCATCATCTCCTTGtgcattaaaatcatataatgcTACACCAAATTTAGGGGAAGGTAACTCAAGCTCTTCTTCCCCCTCTTCCTCCTCAAGAACAGGATTTGACCCATTATCATGTTCTTCATACTGTTCATCTTCTTCATATTGAGACTCTTCAGACTCTATTGATTTATGGGTTGATGAAGAACGTGAAGACATGGGTAATGTAGAACTAGCTATACTCGATCTAATTGAAGAATTATCCACCTTAACTGTAGGAATTTCTAAACTAGCACGACAATCCTCGgctttttgataaatttctgtaataatatttttatttgcatgaAAATCAATCGTTCCTCCTTTAGAACCTCCAAATgtgaatgaaatattttttttgtcttttttaatttctataatatcattaatttcccATTGACGTACTGGCGCctaaacatataattataatcttagataatgaaattcaataatttcggaaataaaattaaattaggcATTACCTTATCAGATTCACTAGCAAAAATGACTTTTCCATTACCAATGACCAAAGcaccttttttcttttgtttctttttgtCTCCTACAACTTcctaaaaagaagaaatttttatttaaatttcaataaaattttaaaccgaTTTCAATATCTAaagccaattaaaatttaccgTAACAGACCAAGTCTTGCTTTCGATTGCTGATGATCCAGCTTTTGGGCGAGCAGCTTTTACTGCATATAATTTTAGTGGATCCACGTACGTATTATTTTGATCGGATGCGCTCTATAACAGAATGAGAAGGTTGTCgatgaataaataaatcagaAATCATAAACGATTTATTATACATACTGATAATGCGTCAAATAATGATACtgttttaggttgatttgtcTGGTTTTCAGAATTATCTTCATCTACATAATTCTCTTCTTGTACATCCTGCTCAACAGAATCCATAGATACCTATgtaatgttataataaaagaattactcttttaaagaaaacaatcaaaaaaacaaaaaaaaaatttttattgatatgaCTTTACCTTTTCAACATAATTTGGCGGAATCATACCAAATACATTGTTAAATTTAACCAAATACCAACCATCCTCATCTTCTTCATAGAGATTTAATATATCGTCCTCTTTGAAAGATAATTCCTCTTCTGAAACAGCCTCATAATCCCAAAGGGCTTTTAAAACAGCAGTACATTCCGCCTAATTGTGAAGATCGCAAGTGGTGGGTTAAAGATCTGATGCCAACGACGCATCAAGCCATATCTTAAAGACATACCTCCTGTATATAATTGCGAGGTACTACCCCGATCGAGTTTTCGGCTTCTTCAGCGTTTGAGATCTTTAATTTTGCTTTCCACCAATCTTCGTCGTCATTTTCTAGTATATAAAGAACATCGTCTTCATGAAAAGTAAGCTCATCATCGGTTAGAGCCGTATAATCGTAAAGGGCCttgcaaatattaatgtaGTTTAAAggcataatttataaataaaagaaagaaatgaaaaaatattatattgcgttttttcacttttttacttttttactaTTATGACTAGTAcgttatgaaatttttaccGGAAAAATTAATGGTTCTGTATAATTGTATAACACTGATAAGTCATGATTTTGATTGGTTCACatgattttaattgaaacacgaaaaaaaataatataatgtagGCCAGAATTACTGATATTGCTGACCAACGTTAATCTCAATGATAAGATTAAGTCGTCATTATAGTTTTCTATGAACATAGTTATGTGCTAATTCAGCctaaatatactaattttaattttgattagCGTATTATTCTAAACGGATAAAACAGTTTAGCagaaaaatcacatgattcatatttttaacaatagacTAATGGTTATCTGTTATTACGTTAGATGAACGATAAAAGATTCAACCCCAATAGTTTCTTGACGCAGTgagctttaaaaatttatctttccTAAATTCTACATAGTCTAGGTCGAAGATTGCAGTATACGTAAAATAAATAGCATAACCAATAAGTGTTGAAATTTTGAaggaataattattttattataaaaaaaatcttaaaaaaaagtcttgtttgatgtatatatttaaataacaattgtTTTGAgttcgtcttttttttttattataatttttctgaaattttttccccttgatttttttcatttaatgatgattaaaaagattttaagaaCTCTGTTAAAATTTCCCGCAGTTTCTTATCAGTTGCATCAGAGATTACACcatcttttttaattgtcTCCAATACATCAGAGTGATTAGACGTCAAATGTGGAATGAGTGAAGATTCAAATTCAGTTACACGTTTACTATctattttatccaaaaatccGTGAACACCTGCAAAGATAAGAGGAACTTGATGTTCGGTTGACATTGGTCTATATTGAGGTTGCtacacaaaaaaagaataaatttagtattcaatttagttattttaaaaaaatactttttagtagtaaaattcattaaaaaccTTTAAAAGTTCAACCAATCGTTCTCCACGATTCAACAAGAAACGCGTTGAAGCATCCAAATCTGAACCGAATTGTGCAAACTAATCGATAGAAAAGTTAACgtgatttttcataaataacataataaaatatggcatttttgtattatacaTACAGCAGCGACTTCACGATATTGTGCTAAGTAAAGTTTAAGGGATCCGGCGACTTGTTTCATAGCTTTGGTTTGGGCAGAACTACCTACTCTGCTTACCtggatatttataattaaataataattttaattatatagttttgcaatatataaactaaaatcaATACTTACGGATATACCGACGTTAATGGCCGGACGTATACTAAaaggtattatttatataaattaaatccaCAATTCAATTCTAACAAGctaaacatattaaatactTCAAAGTTACCCTTTAAAGAAAAGTTCAGCTTCCAAGAAAATTTGACCGTCAGTTATAGAAATTACATTGGTGGGAATATAAGCTGACACGTCACCACCTTGAGTTTCAATAATTGGTAATGCAGTTAAAGAACCAGCACCATTTTGTTCATTCATTTTGGCGGCACGTTCTAATAGTCTAGAGTGAAGGTAAAACACATCACCAGGATAAGCTTCACGACCTGGTGGACGACGTAGCAACAATGACAATTGTCGGTATGCAACAGCTTGTTTTGACAAATcatcataaataattaaactatGTTTTCCATTATCACGGAACCATTCACCCATAGCACACCCAGAGAATGGTGCTAAATATTGAAGTGGTGCAGCTTCGGAAGCCGTAGCTGCTacaataattgaatatttcaaGGCATCTAAAAACGTACATATTTAAATATGcgaaatttagaaatttaaattttaacctttctattaaaaaatttcaaatttaccaTTTTCTTCTAAGGTTTGTACCAATTGGGCAACAGTCGAACGTTTTTGACCTACAGCAACATAAacgcaatataattttttgctcTCATCATTGCCATCgttccattttttttgattaagaATTGTATCAAGAGC
This genomic window contains:
- a CDS encoding Alpha subunit of the F1 sector of mitochondrial F1F0 ATP synthase, whose translation is MFRYVARVATPLATTLVRRTVPVTVRAANKGAFSIPACNFATAAKPSTSEVSSVLESRILGVSSSAEIQETGRVLSIGDGIARVYGLRNVQAEEMVEFSSGLKGMALNLEADNVGIVVFGNDRLIKEGDTVKRTRQIVDVPVGPELLGRVVDALGNPIDGKGPIAAKLRSRVQVKAPGILPRRSVHEPMQTGIKSVDAMVPIGRGQRELIIGDRQTGKTAVALDTILNQKKWNDGNDESKKLYCVYVAVGQKRSTVAQLVQTLEENDALKYSIIVAATASEAAPLQYLAPFSGCAMGEWFRDNGKHSLIIYDDLSKQAVAYRQLSLLLRRPPGREAYPGDVFYLHSRLLERAAKMNEQNGAGSLTALPIIETQGGDVSAYIPTNVISITDGQIFLEAELFFKGIRPAINVGISVSRVGSSAQTKAMKQVAGSLKLYLAQYREVAAFAQFGSDLDASTRFLLNRGERLVELLKQPQYRPMSTEHQVPLIFAGVHGFLDKIDSKRVTEFESSLIPHLTSNHSDVLETIKKDGVISDATDKKLREILTEFLKSF